A single region of the Neisseriaceae bacterium genome encodes:
- a CDS encoding geranyl transferase, with protein MGSEFITWMNNQKKLIESILNEYLPSPESIPNNLSEALRYALLGKGKRIRPLLVIAASEIGDTDPEALKQYIAAVELIHTYSLIHDDLPAMDNDDLRHGKPTCHKIYGEGLALLAGDTLQTLAFEILTQNNHLPAYQNLEAIKQLSSACGFYGMAGGQALDLSNTNRHITLKELTIMHLKKTGALIIASVHLGLLSCHNYRDDVAVDLKQVAEKIGLVFQIIDDILDYESSTEVLGKTAGKDKKYNKPTFVSLLGISAAKQYAHNLTDEAISIAENYLPNSQHLIDIANFILKRNF; from the coding sequence ATGGGCTCTGAATTCATTACATGGATGAACAATCAGAAAAAACTCATCGAATCTATACTCAATGAGTATCTACCTAGTCCTGAATCAATACCCAATAATCTAAGCGAAGCCCTACGCTATGCGTTATTAGGAAAAGGTAAAAGAATTCGCCCCTTACTTGTCATAGCAGCTTCCGAAATTGGAGACACTGATCCCGAAGCTTTAAAACAATACATCGCTGCTGTTGAACTGATACATACCTACTCACTAATTCATGATGATTTACCTGCGATGGACAATGATGACCTAAGGCATGGGAAACCTACCTGTCATAAAATTTATGGAGAAGGACTAGCCTTATTAGCAGGAGATACATTACAGACATTAGCTTTTGAGATTTTAACTCAGAATAATCATCTACCTGCCTATCAAAATCTAGAAGCAATCAAACAATTAAGTTCTGCATGTGGATTCTATGGTATGGCGGGAGGACAAGCCTTAGATTTGTCAAACACGAACAGACATATTACCTTGAAAGAGCTTACCATAATGCATCTAAAAAAAACAGGTGCACTAATAATTGCTTCAGTTCACCTAGGCCTATTATCATGCCATAATTACCGAGATGATGTTGCTGTTGACCTAAAACAAGTAGCAGAAAAAATAGGTCTTGTATTTCAAATCATCGATGATATTCTTGACTATGAGTCCTCAACAGAAGTTCTCGGCAAAACTGCTGGAAAAGATAAAAAATATAACAAACCTACATTTGTAAGTCTACTAGGTATAAGCGCTGCTAAGCAGTACGCTCACAACCTAACAGACGAAGCAATCTCTATCGCTGAAAATTATTTACCCAACAGCCAACATTTAATTGATATTGCTAATTTCATATTAAAACGTAATTTCTAA
- a CDS encoding acetate/propionate family kinase: MENLILSFNCGSSSLKGAVIDYQSGNVVISYLAEKLNLPDAYLNIDYQGQKTLVDLSDNPTHEGAVDVLMQSLKERNLNHLIKAVGHRLVHGAECFKESQIITQTVLDVVEKHKALAPLHTPANLTGVRVAMKAFDNIPHVGVFDTAYHQTMPEKAYLYAIPYEYYEKYSIRKYGMHGTSYRYVSDRTNQFLANHDISVSRMLVAHLGNGASLCAIKDGKSVDTTMGLTPLEGLIMGTRSGDIDPSIFSFLHDNLNMDIQEITDLLNKKSGLTGISGISSDLRTITEAAQEGNTRAQLAIDMFVYRIAKLAAGMIVAMGGIDAFVFTGGIGQNSVIIRREVLEQLKIFGFRIDNEANEKLPSGEVSLISQEGSDPIALVVATNEELMIARDTARLVGFTC; the protein is encoded by the coding sequence ATGGAAAATTTAATTTTATCGTTTAATTGTGGAAGCTCGTCCCTAAAAGGTGCTGTTATTGATTATCAATCAGGTAATGTAGTTATTAGTTATTTAGCGGAAAAGTTAAATTTACCAGATGCTTATCTTAATATTGATTATCAAGGGCAGAAAACATTAGTTGATTTATCAGATAATCCAACTCACGAGGGGGCAGTTGATGTTTTGATGCAAAGTCTTAAGGAAAGAAACTTAAACCACTTAATTAAGGCTGTGGGACACCGACTTGTGCATGGTGCGGAATGTTTTAAAGAATCGCAAATTATTACACAAACAGTTCTTGATGTTGTGGAGAAACATAAGGCTTTGGCTCCTTTACATACACCTGCTAATTTAACAGGTGTTCGAGTGGCAATGAAGGCTTTTGATAACATACCTCATGTGGGTGTTTTCGATACTGCCTATCATCAGACTATGCCTGAGAAAGCTTATTTATATGCTATTCCTTATGAGTATTATGAAAAATATAGTATTAGAAAATATGGAATGCATGGAACTAGTTATCGTTATGTTAGTGATAGAACTAACCAATTTTTAGCAAATCATGATATATCTGTTAGTCGCATGTTAGTTGCGCATCTGGGGAATGGGGCTTCATTATGTGCCATTAAAGATGGGAAATCTGTTGATACTACAATGGGATTAACGCCTTTAGAAGGTTTAATCATGGGGACAAGAAGTGGTGATATTGATCCCAGTATTTTTTCTTTCTTGCATGATAATTTGAATATGGATATCCAAGAAATTACAGATTTGTTGAATAAGAAAAGTGGCCTAACGGGAATTTCGGGGATTTCAAGTGATCTAAGAACCATTACAGAGGCTGCACAAGAAGGAAATACGCGAGCCCAATTAGCAATTGATATGTTTGTATATAGAATAGCAAAATTGGCAGCTGGTATGATTGTGGCTATGGGAGGAATAGACGCTTTCGTATTTACAGGTGGTATCGGGCAGAATTCAGTCATTATTCGACGAGAAGTGTTAGAACAGCTGAAGATCTTTGGTTTTAGAATTGATAATGAGGCTAACGAAAAATTACCATCTGGTGAAGTGAGCTTAATTAGTCAAGAAGGTAGTGATCCAATTGCTTTAGTAGTGGCAACTAACGAAGAATTAATGATTGCCAGAGATACAGCTAGATTGGTTGGATTTACGTGTTAG
- the ggt gene encoding gamma-glutamyltransferase, which yields MQRKFLILLVGLLFSFSVAKENNSNISASGTSNKVYHQTTVAQQAGAAYDLGTSVFFPVYAKNGMVVSEHELASKVGLDILKDGGNAIDAAVGIAFALAVVLPNAGNIGGGGFMLAYDQKNQKVRAIDFREVAPMNANKDSFLSEDGAVIDGKSINTHYASGVPGTVAGLEYAWRQGGALPWNKLIEPAIELADSGFEVSPALEKKLSGSANFLGKWDSTRKIFFKNGQPLKNGDWLIQKDLAKSLRLIAKQGAKAFYEGDIADKIVAEMAPYHWITKQDLSSYKVIERDPIWGTYKGYKVAIMPPPSSGGIHIIQILNILERWPLYQWGQNSAQTIHYMVEAMKLAYADRQKYLGDPDFVSMPVKGLVSKRYADELSKKITAKASKVSTVNPGNPFPYESEETTHFSVIDKEGNAVSVTYTLNGNFGNGIVVKGTGILLNNEMDDFALKPGVANIYGLMGNEANQVAPGKRPLSSMSPTFVFYNNQLHLVTGSPGGARIITTVLQMILNDIEFKLNPAEATAAARVHHQLLPNELRVEKPLSVDTINLLKKRGHKVVIKPSMGKTQTIKVNPNGLLEGASDTRNPDGKVMGY from the coding sequence ATGCAACGAAAATTTCTCATTTTGTTAGTAGGCTTGTTATTCTCATTTAGTGTGGCTAAGGAGAATAATTCCAATATTTCTGCATCGGGTACTTCTAATAAAGTATATCATCAGACAACGGTAGCCCAGCAGGCAGGTGCTGCCTATGACCTAGGTACATCAGTATTTTTCCCAGTATATGCCAAGAATGGTATGGTTGTTTCAGAGCACGAGCTAGCTTCCAAAGTAGGTTTAGATATACTAAAAGATGGAGGTAATGCCATTGATGCGGCTGTAGGTATTGCATTTGCTTTGGCTGTTGTATTGCCTAATGCAGGGAATATAGGTGGTGGTGGTTTTATGTTAGCTTATGATCAAAAGAATCAAAAAGTCAGGGCAATTGATTTTAGAGAAGTGGCGCCTATGAATGCGAATAAGGATTCTTTTTTATCAGAAGATGGTGCTGTTATTGATGGTAAATCAATTAATACTCACTATGCCTCGGGTGTTCCTGGTACTGTTGCCGGATTAGAGTACGCCTGGCGACAAGGAGGAGCGTTACCATGGAATAAACTTATAGAGCCTGCTATTGAATTGGCTGATAGTGGTTTTGAAGTTTCTCCAGCTTTAGAGAAAAAACTGTCTGGTAGTGCCAATTTTTTAGGTAAATGGGATTCTACACGAAAAATTTTCTTTAAAAACGGTCAGCCACTAAAAAATGGAGATTGGTTGATCCAAAAAGATCTTGCCAAATCGTTACGTTTAATTGCCAAACAAGGAGCAAAGGCTTTTTATGAAGGGGATATAGCTGATAAAATTGTAGCAGAGATGGCACCTTATCACTGGATTACTAAGCAAGATTTAAGTAGTTATAAAGTGATCGAAAGAGATCCTATTTGGGGAACATACAAAGGGTATAAAGTTGCTATAATGCCCCCACCATCTTCAGGAGGTATACATATCATTCAGATATTAAATATTTTGGAACGTTGGCCATTGTATCAGTGGGGACAAAATAGTGCACAAACAATTCACTATATGGTAGAGGCAATGAAGTTAGCTTATGCAGATAGGCAGAAATATTTGGGTGATCCAGATTTTGTATCCATGCCTGTAAAAGGTCTTGTTTCAAAGAGATATGCAGATGAATTATCTAAAAAAATAACAGCTAAAGCTTCTAAAGTATCAACAGTGAATCCCGGTAATCCATTCCCTTACGAAAGTGAGGAAACAACCCATTTTTCTGTGATTGATAAGGAGGGAAATGCGGTATCTGTAACTTATACTTTGAATGGTAACTTTGGTAATGGTATTGTGGTTAAAGGCACAGGTATTTTATTAAATAATGAAATGGATGACTTTGCATTAAAACCCGGCGTTGCTAATATCTATGGGTTAATGGGGAATGAAGCTAATCAGGTAGCGCCAGGGAAAAGGCCTTTATCATCAATGTCTCCTACTTTTGTTTTTTATAATAATCAATTACATTTGGTAACTGGAAGTCCAGGGGGAGCAAGGATTATTACTACAGTGTTGCAAATGATATTAAACGATATTGAATTTAAATTAAATCCAGCAGAAGCAACTGCAGCTGCTAGAGTGCATCATCAGTTACTTCCTAATGAGTTGAGAGTAGAGAAACCTTTAAGTGTGGATACCATTAATCTTTTGAAGAAAAGGGGACATAAGGTAGTTATTAAGCCATCAATGGGTAAAACTCAAACCATAAAAGTTAACCCTAACGGCCTGCTAGAAGGTGCTTCTGATACCCGTAATCCAGATGGTAAAGTGATGGGATATTAA
- a CDS encoding phosphatidylcholine/phosphatidylserine synthase, translating into MTLSDSPVQKTVAWAVHLFTATGVVLAALALLSIVNDNPVACIFWLAVSLIIDGIDGTLARKFNVKNILPQVDGSVLDLITDYLTYVFIPVLFMYYYVPFPENTTLFILGCILISSLYCFSNIGMKSTDNYFVGFPATWNIVALYFYLLDMGFWFNLIVCLVLCVLTFSKIKFLHPFRVKELMPLNILATGIWFATSLILANDHISTGGNDIVWILWWVSSLYIFVVCLWRTWFKNNNQ; encoded by the coding sequence ATGACTTTAAGCGATTCACCAGTACAAAAAACTGTGGCCTGGGCAGTACATTTATTTACTGCCACTGGCGTTGTCTTGGCAGCTTTGGCCTTGCTTTCGATTGTTAATGATAATCCTGTTGCTTGTATTTTTTGGTTAGCAGTTTCATTAATTATAGACGGCATAGATGGGACATTAGCACGTAAATTTAATGTTAAAAATATTTTACCCCAGGTAGATGGATCAGTATTGGATTTAATTACAGACTATCTAACTTATGTTTTTATTCCTGTGTTATTTATGTATTACTATGTACCATTCCCTGAGAATACTACCCTATTTATTTTAGGGTGTATTCTGATTAGTTCTTTGTACTGTTTTTCGAATATAGGGATGAAGAGTACTGATAACTACTTTGTTGGGTTCCCCGCAACTTGGAATATAGTCGCTTTGTATTTTTATTTGCTAGACATGGGCTTTTGGTTTAATTTAATCGTTTGTTTAGTTCTTTGTGTATTAACCTTTTCAAAAATAAAATTTCTACATCCTTTTAGGGTTAAGGAATTGATGCCATTAAATATTTTAGCAACAGGTATATGGTTTGCTACTAGTTTGATTTTGGCCAATGATCATATCAGTACGGGAGGGAATGATATTGTTTGGATATTATGGTGGGTGAGTTCACTGTATATTTTCGTTGTGTGTTTATGGCGAACTTGGTTTAAAAATAATAATCAATGA
- the xseB gene encoding exodeoxyribonuclease VII small subunit, which yields MSKEQLSFEKAMKELEDITAKMQDKDICLEDSLTYYRQGVELINFCQKKLVEVEQKIEILNSQNELEDFNQNGL from the coding sequence ATGAGTAAAGAACAACTTTCCTTTGAAAAAGCCATGAAAGAATTAGAAGATATTACTGCCAAAATGCAAGATAAAGATATCTGCTTGGAGGATTCTCTAACCTACTACCGACAGGGTGTTGAACTGATAAATTTTTGTCAAAAAAAATTAGTAGAGGTAGAACAAAAAATCGAAATATTAAATTCACAAAATGAGTTGGAGGATTTTAATCAAAATGGGCTCTGA
- a CDS encoding peptidoglycan endopeptidase: MKMIVKHEILLLIISTFLVACVNVTESVTGNHSVYLGDGRSNPSVRIAHVSYQQAYPEIVMYTMSLLGMPYTYGGSSRNSGFDCSGLVLNVYQNTVHISLPRTAREMANAGIPISKNQLKIGDLVFFNTTGQKYSHVGIYLGHDRFVHAPNVRSYVQIGYLNSPYWRKKFTGARTYFVK, translated from the coding sequence ATGAAAATGATAGTAAAGCATGAGATTTTATTATTAATAATCTCGACTTTTTTAGTTGCCTGTGTGAATGTTACAGAATCAGTAACAGGCAATCATTCAGTCTACTTGGGAGATGGTCGATCCAACCCATCTGTGAGGATAGCACATGTTTCTTATCAGCAAGCTTATCCGGAGATTGTCATGTATACCATGAGTTTACTAGGTATGCCTTATACTTATGGTGGGAGTAGCCGAAATTCAGGGTTCGATTGTAGTGGACTGGTCTTAAATGTTTACCAGAATACGGTACATATCAGTCTTCCAAGAACAGCTCGTGAGATGGCTAATGCAGGTATTCCTATTAGTAAAAACCAATTAAAAATTGGTGACTTAGTATTTTTTAACACTACTGGCCAGAAGTATTCGCATGTAGGTATTTATTTAGGACATGATAGATTTGTGCATGCACCCAATGTTAGGAGTTACGTACAAATAGGTTATTTAAACAGCCCCTATTGGCGCAAGAAGTTCACAGGCGCTAGGACTTATTTTGTTAAATAA